A part of Aquibium oceanicum genomic DNA contains:
- a CDS encoding lytic murein transglycosylase, whose protein sequence is MIDGLWPALHRAFSASAILLSLVIAGPSPSSAASLNQQFRAWLDADLWPSAKASGVSRKTFDAAFAGISPNLDLPDLVLPGEQPATPKTQHQAEFRSPGNYFAENTVRGVTAARRNRAARYGETLAAIERNTGVPAGIVLAIWGRESGFGNAKIPHDAFEVLGTKAFLATRKEMFREEVLAALVMAERGRIAPRSMKSSWAGALGQPQFMPTSYLKFAADGDGDGRADIWNSEADTLASIANYLKAHGWVIGRDWGFEVTVPSGISCALEGPDRGRKISEWVAMGVERVSGKPFPAHELRGEGYLMMPAGRHGPAFVVTPNFYVLKDYNESDVYALFVGHAADRIAYGDRGFAGSWGKVGGLDRSDVAALQRGLERLGHDVGGADGLAGFKTRRSIGEWQEKNGLKPTCFPDASLAKALR, encoded by the coding sequence ATGATTGACGGCCTTTGGCCAGCACTTCATCGCGCTTTCTCGGCATCGGCAATCCTGTTGTCGTTAGTGATCGCGGGCCCCTCTCCGTCTTCGGCCGCCTCACTGAACCAACAGTTCCGCGCCTGGCTCGACGCCGACCTGTGGCCATCCGCGAAGGCGAGCGGGGTTTCGCGAAAGACCTTCGATGCGGCTTTTGCCGGCATATCGCCCAACCTCGATCTGCCGGATCTCGTCCTGCCCGGTGAGCAGCCCGCCACGCCCAAGACCCAGCACCAGGCGGAATTCCGTTCGCCCGGCAACTATTTCGCCGAGAACACGGTGCGCGGCGTCACGGCGGCGCGGCGAAACCGCGCCGCGCGGTACGGCGAGACACTGGCGGCGATCGAACGGAACACCGGTGTGCCTGCAGGAATCGTGCTCGCCATCTGGGGGCGGGAGTCCGGTTTCGGCAATGCGAAGATCCCGCACGACGCCTTCGAGGTCCTCGGCACCAAGGCCTTCCTGGCGACCCGCAAGGAGATGTTCCGCGAGGAGGTGCTGGCAGCGCTGGTCATGGCCGAGCGCGGCCGGATTGCGCCGCGGTCGATGAAATCGTCATGGGCCGGCGCGCTCGGCCAGCCGCAGTTCATGCCGACGTCCTACCTGAAGTTCGCGGCCGACGGCGACGGCGACGGGCGCGCGGACATCTGGAACTCGGAGGCCGACACGCTCGCCTCCATCGCCAACTATCTGAAGGCACATGGCTGGGTGATCGGCCGCGACTGGGGCTTCGAGGTGACGGTCCCTTCCGGCATTTCCTGCGCTCTCGAAGGCCCCGATCGCGGCCGCAAGATTTCCGAGTGGGTCGCGATGGGGGTCGAACGGGTGAGCGGCAAACCGTTCCCCGCGCACGAACTGCGCGGCGAAGGATACTTGATGATGCCGGCGGGCCGCCACGGCCCCGCCTTCGTCGTCACGCCGAACTTCTACGTTTTGAAGGACTACAACGAGAGCGACGTCTACGCGCTGTTCGTCGGCCACGCCGCCGACAGGATCGCCTATGGCGACAGGGGCTTTGCCGGTTCCTGGGGCAAGGTCGGCGGACTCGATCGATCGGACGTCGCGGCCCTGCAGCGCGGACTGGAGAGGCTCGGCCACGACGTCGGCGGCGCCGACGGTCTCGCAGGGTTCAAGACGCGCAGGTCGATCGGGGAGTGGCAGGAAAAGAACGGTCTGAAGCCCACCTGCTTCCCCGACGCGTCACTGGCGAAGGCATTGCGCTGA
- a CDS encoding immunity 53 family protein: MNQSNSDWLAGWYRGQCNGEWEHSYGVSIETTDNPGWSLKIDLRGTPFEDVPFEKRESNIESETDWLVCLTQDKTFQAYGGPSRLSEMIGVFRDWIEDHVSGPIKTPSAT, encoded by the coding sequence ATGAACCAATCCAATAGCGACTGGCTGGCCGGATGGTACAGAGGACAATGCAATGGCGAATGGGAACATTCTTATGGCGTCTCGATCGAAACGACCGACAATCCCGGTTGGAGCTTGAAAATTGACCTGCGTGGCACCCCTTTTGAGGATGTTCCGTTCGAGAAACGGGAATCGAACATAGAGAGTGAAACCGATTGGCTGGTTTGCCTCACGCAGGACAAGACGTTTCAAGCTTATGGGGGACCGTCGCGTCTCTCTGAAATGATCGGTGTGTTTCGAGATTGGATTGAAGACCACGTATCCGGCCCAATCAAAACGCCGTCCGCGACCTGA
- the recR gene encoding recombination mediator RecR, with amino-acid sequence MSKRIAGPEIERLIQLLAKVPGLGPRSARRAALHLIKKKEQLMEPLAVAMGEAVDKVRICSTCGNVDTSDPCTMCTDPRRDDTTIIVVEDVSDLWALERAGAMNARYHVLGGTLSPLDGIGPDDLNIRGLVNRVAAGGVSELILAVNATVEGQTTAHYITDQLEGMGVKVTRLAHGVPVGGELDYLDEGTLSAALRSRTAF; translated from the coding sequence ATGTCGAAACGAATCGCCGGCCCCGAGATCGAACGCCTGATCCAGCTGCTTGCCAAGGTGCCGGGGCTCGGGCCACGATCGGCGAGGCGCGCGGCGCTGCATCTCATCAAGAAGAAAGAGCAGCTCATGGAGCCGCTTGCGGTCGCCATGGGCGAGGCTGTCGACAAGGTGCGCATCTGCTCGACCTGCGGCAACGTCGACACCAGCGATCCCTGCACGATGTGCACCGACCCGAGGCGCGACGACACGACCATCATCGTGGTCGAGGACGTGTCGGACCTCTGGGCGCTGGAACGGGCCGGCGCCATGAACGCGCGCTACCACGTGCTCGGCGGCACGCTCTCGCCGCTGGACGGGATCGGTCCGGACGACCTCAACATTCGCGGCCTCGTCAACCGGGTCGCGGCGGGGGGCGTGAGCGAGCTGATCCTGGCCGTCAATGCCACCGTCGAAGGCCAGACGACCGCGCACTACATCACCGACCAGCTCGAGGGTATGGGCGTGAAGGTGACGCGGCTCGCGCATGGCGTGCCGGTGGGCGGCGAACTGGATTATCTGGACGAAGGGACGCTTTCGGCAGCGCTCAGGTCGCGGACGGCGTTTTGA
- a CDS encoding LLM class flavin-dependent oxidoreductase, with translation MELGLYTFADVGTDPVSGEKTGPEQRLKNLLEEIELADQLGLDVFALGEHHRPDYAVSAPAAVLAAAAARTKDIRLSSAVTVLSSEDPVRVFQQYATIDLISHGRAEIMAGRGSFIESFPLFGYELEDYDTLFAEKLELLIKLREGEKISWPGGKHTPRIEARGVYPRPVQDPLPLWIAIGGTPQSAARAGMYGLPLALAIIGGEPARFAPFFEIYRKAARQFGHDPDTLATSINVHGFVGETTQEAADTFYPPVTEVMNRIGRERGWGPSGRREFDASMGPKGALFVGSPAEVTDKILANHAIFGNTRFLIQMAIGVMPHAKLMKAIELFGTRVAPEVRKAVGAKKAAAE, from the coding sequence ATGGAACTCGGTCTCTACACCTTTGCCGATGTCGGAACGGATCCGGTGTCCGGCGAAAAAACCGGTCCGGAACAGCGTCTGAAGAACCTGCTGGAGGAGATCGAGCTGGCCGACCAGCTCGGGCTCGACGTATTCGCGCTCGGCGAACACCACAGGCCGGACTATGCCGTCTCGGCTCCCGCCGCCGTGCTCGCAGCTGCGGCCGCCCGAACGAAGGACATCCGTCTGTCGAGCGCGGTCACCGTGCTTTCCTCGGAAGACCCGGTCCGCGTGTTCCAGCAGTATGCGACGATCGACCTCATCTCGCATGGCCGGGCCGAGATCATGGCCGGCCGCGGCTCGTTCATCGAATCCTTCCCGCTGTTCGGTTACGAACTCGAAGACTACGACACGCTCTTCGCCGAGAAGCTCGAGCTCCTGATCAAGCTGCGCGAAGGCGAGAAGATTTCCTGGCCGGGCGGCAAGCACACACCCAGGATAGAAGCGCGCGGGGTCTATCCGCGCCCCGTTCAGGACCCGCTGCCACTGTGGATCGCGATCGGCGGGACGCCGCAGTCGGCCGCCCGCGCCGGCATGTACGGCCTGCCGCTGGCGCTCGCCATCATCGGCGGCGAGCCGGCGCGGTTCGCACCCTTCTTCGAGATCTATCGCAAGGCGGCGCGGCAGTTCGGCCACGACCCGGACACGCTCGCGACCAGCATCAACGTGCACGGCTTCGTGGGCGAGACCACGCAGGAGGCGGCGGACACCTTCTATCCGCCCGTCACCGAGGTGATGAACCGCATCGGGCGCGAGCGCGGATGGGGACCGAGCGGCCGGCGCGAGTTCGATGCCTCGATGGGGCCGAAGGGCGCGCTCTTCGTCGGCAGCCCGGCGGAAGTGACCGACAAGATCCTCGCCAACCACGCAATCTTCGGCAACACGCGCTTCCTGATCCAGATGGCCATCGGCGTCATGCCGCATGCGAAGCTGATGAAGGCGATCGAACTGTTCGGCACCCGGGTGGCGCCGGAGGTCAGAAAGGCGGTCGGCGCAAAGAAGGCGGCGGCGGAGTAG
- a CDS encoding diguanylate cyclase encodes MAASGNPLSRLRGAFAQSLRMRVLALTLGAFVAVGIPGLVAFSWIVESTTEKLSTLFAERQILYDRYRGLGPLAREVALADTLARSPAIIEWARDETSPGRTKRGIDELEHFRTSFRDGSYFVAMAGSGDYYYNDAEASFDRAQLRYRLSRANPDDAWFYDTLAKGPGCRLNVNNDRALKVTNVWINCVVFEGGEPLAVLGTGIDLTSFIDEIVTTDQPGVESIFVDASGAIQAIREESRIDFASLTKEAADRKTVFNMLDDTQSKAKLGDMMANLLDGKTPAASGFLMVGGKRLLVGVGYLDRLDWFNVTLMDVDTIVGKRMFAPIGGLIALLMLAAAGLITFLFKRSVLDRLALAETSLERIESGDFPPAIKAGHRDEIGRLTHALNRMAAAVRDNTSKLEDTVRQRTEQLERMAYLDPMTGIANRRGFAEAFADEHHRAVTTGGTVGLLLLDVDLFKSINDSRGHQAGDEVIIEVARRISEAGGKDEICARWGGDEFVVMVRGCTPETIADTGRKVLDALRSRAIRLSDGTGIRITTSIGAHIADDDDTLSAAAAKADVALYEAKRAGRNRVVLFDRKRHQRDGQPKVA; translated from the coding sequence ATGGCCGCATCCGGTAACCCGCTGAGCCGACTGAGAGGAGCATTCGCCCAGAGCCTGCGCATGCGCGTGCTGGCGCTCACGCTCGGCGCCTTCGTCGCCGTCGGCATTCCCGGCCTCGTCGCGTTCTCCTGGATCGTCGAATCGACAACGGAGAAGCTTTCCACCTTGTTCGCCGAGCGGCAGATCCTCTACGACCGGTATCGCGGGCTCGGTCCGCTGGCCCGCGAAGTGGCGCTCGCCGATACGCTGGCACGATCCCCGGCCATCATCGAATGGGCAAGGGACGAGACCTCGCCCGGCAGGACGAAGCGCGGCATAGACGAGCTGGAGCACTTCCGCACATCCTTCCGCGACGGCAGCTACTTCGTCGCGATGGCCGGTTCCGGCGACTATTACTACAACGACGCCGAGGCCAGCTTCGACCGTGCCCAGCTGCGCTACCGCCTCTCGCGCGCAAACCCCGACGACGCCTGGTTCTACGACACCCTCGCCAAGGGGCCGGGCTGCCGCCTGAACGTCAACAACGACCGGGCGCTCAAGGTCACGAACGTCTGGATCAACTGCGTGGTCTTCGAGGGTGGCGAGCCGCTTGCCGTTCTGGGAACCGGGATAGATCTCACGAGCTTCATCGACGAGATCGTCACGACCGACCAGCCGGGCGTGGAGAGCATCTTCGTGGACGCGAGCGGCGCCATCCAGGCGATCAGGGAAGAGAGCCGCATCGATTTCGCCAGCCTCACCAAGGAGGCCGCAGATCGCAAGACGGTGTTCAACATGCTCGACGACACGCAGAGCAAGGCGAAGCTCGGCGACATGATGGCGAACCTTCTCGACGGCAAGACGCCGGCAGCTTCCGGCTTCCTGATGGTCGGGGGAAAGCGGTTGCTGGTCGGCGTCGGCTACCTTGACAGGCTCGACTGGTTCAACGTGACGCTGATGGACGTCGACACGATCGTCGGCAAACGCATGTTCGCGCCGATCGGAGGCCTCATCGCCCTCCTGATGCTCGCGGCGGCGGGGCTGATCACCTTCCTGTTCAAGCGTAGCGTGCTCGATCGTCTCGCCCTAGCGGAGACGTCGCTGGAGCGCATCGAAAGCGGCGATTTCCCGCCCGCGATCAAGGCCGGCCACCGCGACGAGATCGGCCGCCTGACCCACGCGCTGAACCGCATGGCGGCGGCCGTTCGGGACAACACCAGCAAGCTCGAGGACACAGTCCGCCAGCGCACCGAACAGCTCGAGCGGATGGCCTATCTCGACCCGATGACGGGAATAGCCAACCGCCGCGGCTTCGCCGAGGCTTTCGCCGACGAGCACCATCGCGCCGTGACGACCGGCGGGACGGTCGGTCTCCTCCTGCTCGACGTGGACCTCTTCAAGTCCATCAACGACTCGCGCGGGCATCAGGCCGGCGACGAGGTGATCATCGAGGTGGCGCGGCGCATCTCGGAGGCCGGCGGCAAGGACGAAATCTGCGCCCGCTGGGGCGGCGACGAATTCGTCGTAATGGTGCGCGGCTGTACCCCCGAAACCATCGCCGACACCGGCCGCAAGGTCCTCGATGCCTTGCGCTCCCGGGCCATCAGACTGTCCGACGGAACGGGCATTCGGATCACGACCAGCATCGGCGCGCACATCGCCGATGACGACGATACTCTATCGGCGGCCGCCGCCAAGGCGGACGTGGCGCTCTACGAAGCCAAGCGGGCCGGGCGCAACCGGGTGGTCCTCTTCGACCGCAAGCGCCACCAGCGCGACGGGCAGCCGAAGGTCGCCTGA
- a CDS encoding DNA recombination protein RmuC, whose amino-acid sequence MNDLLAAFSQPVGQFGATTITLGHVLAAAGGLILVPIVALAAALWRSARARARAAEEAAAASREAEARLAEITRAQSEMQGRMATIAEVFGSRQSELNKAISERLDAMTGRIGHTMSEQTKSTHESLTKLQERLAVIDTAQNNIQSLAGQVVQLQQILSNKQTRGAFGQSRMEAIVADGLPHGAYEFQATLSNGNRPDCLVRMPNGSPSLVIDAKFPLEAWNAIRAATESETPDAQKTAAQAFRRDIEVHIRAISEKYLINGETQETAFMFVPSESIFAEIHENFEAVVQRAHRARIVIVSPSLLMLSIQVIQAVLKDARMREQAHLIQGEVIRLMEDVGRLDERVRKLQGHFALTQRDIEQILTSSEKVTKRGQKIEALEFGEASPQERVPATAERTDAAPGLLGARSGSLKLRVVEDED is encoded by the coding sequence ATGAACGATCTCCTCGCCGCTTTCTCGCAGCCGGTCGGCCAGTTCGGCGCCACGACCATCACGCTCGGCCACGTGCTCGCGGCGGCCGGCGGCCTTATTCTCGTCCCGATCGTGGCGCTGGCGGCGGCACTGTGGCGTTCGGCCAGAGCGCGGGCGCGGGCGGCCGAGGAGGCTGCCGCCGCGTCGCGCGAGGCGGAGGCCCGCCTGGCCGAGATCACGCGCGCGCAATCGGAGATGCAGGGGCGCATGGCCACGATCGCCGAGGTGTTCGGCTCGCGGCAGAGCGAACTCAACAAGGCGATCTCCGAGCGGCTCGACGCCATGACGGGCCGCATCGGCCACACGATGAGCGAGCAGACAAAGTCGACCCACGAGAGCCTGACGAAGCTTCAGGAGCGGCTCGCCGTCATCGACACGGCGCAGAACAACATCCAGTCGCTGGCGGGCCAGGTGGTGCAGTTGCAGCAGATCCTGTCCAACAAGCAGACGCGCGGCGCCTTCGGGCAATCGCGCATGGAAGCGATCGTGGCCGACGGGCTGCCGCACGGCGCCTACGAGTTTCAGGCGACGCTTTCGAACGGCAACCGGCCGGACTGCCTGGTGCGCATGCCGAACGGCTCGCCCTCGCTGGTGATCGACGCCAAGTTCCCGCTGGAAGCCTGGAACGCGATCCGCGCCGCGACCGAATCCGAAACGCCCGACGCCCAGAAGACGGCAGCGCAGGCATTCCGCCGCGACATCGAGGTGCACATCCGGGCGATCTCCGAAAAATATCTGATCAACGGGGAGACGCAGGAGACGGCCTTCATGTTCGTGCCGTCGGAATCGATCTTTGCCGAGATCCACGAGAACTTCGAGGCCGTGGTCCAGCGGGCGCACCGCGCGCGCATCGTCATCGTCTCGCCCTCCCTCCTGATGCTGTCGATCCAGGTGATCCAGGCCGTGCTGAAGGACGCGCGCATGCGCGAGCAGGCGCACCTGATCCAGGGCGAGGTGATCCGGCTGATGGAGGACGTCGGGCGACTGGACGAACGCGTTCGGAAACTGCAGGGCCATTTCGCTCTGACCCAAAGGGACATCGAACAAATCCTGACCTCGAGCGAAAAGGTGACGAAGCGCGGCCAGAAGATCGAGGCGCTGGAGTTCGGCGAGGCATCCCCTCAGGAGCGCGTGCCGGCGACGGCGGAGAGGACGGACGCCGCCCCGGGCCTGCTCGGCGCGCGCTCGGGGAGCCTGAAGCTGCGCGTGGTGGAGGACGAGGACTGA
- the def gene encoding peptide deformylase, which produces MPVKPLVILPDPVLRQVSKPVERVDAEVKKLADDMLETMYDAPGIGLAAIQVGLPLRMLVIDLSHEDEPRAPRIFINPEILSSSDDRNVHEEGCLSIPDYYAEVERPASIKVAYVDADGERHEIEADGLLATCLQHEIDHLNGVLFIDHISRLKRDMVVKKFRKLARDKAPGRLVG; this is translated from the coding sequence ATGCCGGTCAAGCCCCTCGTCATCCTTCCCGATCCCGTCCTGCGCCAGGTGTCGAAGCCCGTCGAGCGCGTCGACGCCGAGGTGAAGAAGCTCGCCGACGACATGCTGGAGACGATGTACGACGCTCCGGGCATCGGTCTCGCGGCGATCCAGGTTGGGTTGCCGCTCCGGATGCTGGTCATCGACCTGTCGCACGAAGACGAGCCGCGCGCCCCCCGGATATTTATCAATCCGGAGATACTGTCCTCGTCGGACGACCGCAACGTCCACGAGGAAGGCTGCCTGTCCATTCCGGACTACTACGCCGAGGTCGAACGTCCCGCCTCGATCAAGGTCGCCTACGTCGACGCTGACGGCGAGCGCCACGAGATCGAGGCCGACGGCCTCCTCGCGACCTGCCTCCAGCATGAGATCGACCATCTCAACGGCGTCCTCTTCATCGACCACATCTCGCGGCTGAAGCGCGACATGGTGGTCAAGAAGTTCAGGAAGCTTGCCCGTGACAAGGCTCCCGGCCGCCTGGTGGGATAG
- a CDS encoding plasmid stabilization protein, translating into MKQAIERAARRDGRSLSATAIDLLRKSLADAPGEQTRVSSAWDEFRPLLYDGNDEQAEQFARMMEEIETARKKDFGKPPPEPGE; encoded by the coding sequence GTGAAGCAGGCGATAGAGCGTGCGGCCCGGCGCGATGGCCGGAGCCTTTCGGCTACCGCGATCGATCTGCTGCGGAAGTCGCTGGCCGATGCACCGGGCGAGCAGACGCGGGTCTCATCTGCCTGGGACGAATTCCGGCCCCTGCTCTATGACGGAAACGATGAACAGGCGGAGCAATTCGCTAGGATGATGGAAGAGATCGAGACGGCACGAAAGAAAGACTTCGGGAAGCCGCCCCCGGAACCCGGGGAATGA
- a CDS encoding type II toxin-antitoxin system VapC family toxin, with product MIVLDTNILSELQKPKPDSGVRSWFASVAAREIRLCGPVVMEQAYGAELFRVRTGSTRYSEAFRRTLHTFSDRVLHFDGGAPELAGRLRASRDALGRPVSIGDAMIASICLVHGATLATRNVRDFDGLDLAVVNPFEAGE from the coding sequence ATGATCGTACTCGACACGAACATCCTGTCGGAGTTGCAGAAGCCGAAGCCGGATTCCGGCGTTCGAAGCTGGTTCGCCTCTGTTGCCGCACGGGAGATCCGGCTGTGCGGACCGGTTGTAATGGAGCAGGCGTACGGCGCCGAGCTTTTTCGGGTGAGAACCGGTTCGACCCGCTATAGCGAAGCCTTCCGGCGGACATTGCATACGTTTTCGGACCGTGTTCTTCATTTCGATGGCGGCGCGCCGGAACTGGCGGGAAGGCTCCGCGCATCCCGTGATGCCTTGGGCCGTCCGGTCAGCATCGGCGACGCTATGATCGCGTCGATCTGCCTCGTCCATGGGGCAACGCTGGCCACCCGCAACGTACGCGATTTCGACGGGCTTGACCTCGCTGTCGTAAACCCGTTTGAAGCGGGGGAATGA
- the fmt gene encoding methionyl-tRNA formyltransferase, with amino-acid sequence MPLRIVFMGTPEFSVPTLRAIALAGHEVEAVYTQPPRAAGRRGLELTKSPVHRAAEDLGLEVRTPASLKSADEQDAFRTLGADVAVVVAYGLLLPTPILEGTRLGCYNGHASALPRWRGAAPIQRAIMAGDRETAMMIMKMEEGLDTGPVALSHTVPIGDDMTAGELHDAMMVEGASLMVRALAALEAGNLTLSPQVQEGITYARKINKAETRVDWNRPAREVHDHIRGLSPFPGAWCELAAGGRTERLKLLRTTMADGGGAPGEVLDDDLAVACGTGAVRLLEVQRAGGKAMEAAQFLRGVKLVPGDRLS; translated from the coding sequence ATGCCTCTCCGCATCGTCTTCATGGGCACGCCCGAATTCTCGGTGCCCACTTTGCGCGCCATCGCGCTGGCGGGGCACGAGGTCGAGGCGGTCTACACCCAGCCGCCAAGGGCGGCGGGGCGCAGAGGGCTGGAACTGACGAAGTCGCCCGTCCATCGCGCGGCGGAAGACCTCGGGCTGGAGGTCAGGACGCCGGCCTCGCTCAAATCCGCGGACGAACAGGATGCCTTCCGGACCCTTGGCGCGGACGTCGCCGTCGTGGTCGCCTACGGCCTGCTCTTGCCCACGCCGATCCTCGAAGGCACGCGGCTTGGCTGCTACAATGGTCATGCGTCGGCCCTGCCGCGCTGGCGCGGCGCAGCCCCCATCCAGCGCGCGATCATGGCCGGAGACCGCGAGACGGCGATGATGATCATGAAGATGGAGGAAGGCCTCGACACCGGCCCCGTAGCGCTGTCGCACACCGTGCCGATCGGGGACGACATGACCGCGGGCGAACTGCACGACGCGATGATGGTCGAAGGCGCGTCGCTCATGGTGCGCGCGCTTGCCGCCCTCGAAGCGGGAAACCTGACGCTGTCTCCCCAGGTGCAGGAGGGGATTACCTATGCCCGCAAGATCAACAAGGCGGAAACGCGCGTCGACTGGAACCGGCCGGCACGCGAAGTGCACGATCACATCCGCGGTCTCTCTCCCTTTCCCGGCGCATGGTGCGAGCTGGCCGCCGGCGGCCGGACCGAACGGCTGAAACTTCTCCGTACCACCATGGCCGACGGCGGCGGGGCGCCCGGCGAGGTGCTGGACGACGACCTCGCCGTTGCCTGCGGAACGGGCGCCGTCAGGCTCCTCGAAGTCCAGCGCGCCGGCGGAAAGGCGATGGAGGCAGCGCAGTTCCTGCGCGGGGTGAAACTCGTTCCGGGGGACAGGCTTTCATGA
- a CDS encoding GNAT family N-acetyltransferase: protein MSAFVIRPAQPEDRAAIRAVEERAFGQADEADLVERLLADGDVVLELVAERDGDVRGHVLFSRLRVVREGREVPAVALAPVAVDPDHQREGIGTELVREGHLRLMANHETLSVVLGDPEYYARFGYTHERAAAFECDYQCDALQAIAFADDAPAGGRLVYPRAFGGM from the coding sequence ATGAGCGCCTTCGTCATCCGCCCGGCGCAGCCGGAAGATCGCGCCGCGATCCGTGCCGTGGAAGAGCGTGCCTTCGGCCAGGCCGACGAGGCCGATCTCGTGGAACGCCTCCTCGCCGACGGCGACGTGGTGTTGGAACTCGTAGCCGAACGGGACGGCGACGTGCGCGGCCACGTCCTGTTTTCCCGGCTCCGGGTCGTGCGCGAGGGGCGCGAGGTGCCGGCGGTGGCGCTCGCCCCAGTCGCGGTGGATCCCGATCACCAGCGCGAAGGGATCGGAACGGAACTCGTCAGGGAAGGCCACCTCCGGCTGATGGCAAATCACGAGACCCTCAGCGTCGTGCTGGGCGATCCTGAGTATTATGCTCGCTTCGGCTACACGCACGAGAGGGCGGCGGCGTTCGAATGCGATTATCAGTGCGACGCCCTCCAGGCGATCGCCTTCGCGGACGACGCGCCCGCCGGCGGACGCCTGGTCTATCCCCGTGCCTTCGGGGGGATGTGA
- the truA gene encoding tRNA pseudouridine(38-40) synthase TruA, with translation MPRYRLDIEYDGMPYSGWQRQAGQHSVQAAIEQAVFAFCREEITLRGAGRTDAGVHATAQVAHFDLEKDWPADTVRDAINAHLQLAGERVSILIADKALPDFESRFWAVERHYLYRIVNRRAPLALERNKAWWVPRPLDDAAMHEAAQVLVGRHDFTTFRSVQCQARSPIRTLDRLDVTSNGELIEIRASARSFLHNQVRSMVGTLKRVGEGASTAADVKRALEAMDRKACGPVAPPHGLYLVRVDYPEL, from the coding sequence ATGCCGCGCTACCGGCTCGATATCGAGTATGACGGCATGCCCTATTCCGGGTGGCAGCGTCAGGCGGGCCAGCATTCCGTGCAGGCGGCCATCGAGCAGGCGGTCTTTGCCTTCTGCCGCGAAGAGATTACCTTGCGCGGCGCTGGGCGAACCGATGCCGGCGTCCATGCAACGGCGCAGGTCGCTCATTTCGATCTGGAGAAGGATTGGCCGGCCGACACCGTGCGCGACGCGATCAACGCGCATCTGCAACTGGCCGGCGAACGCGTTTCGATCCTCATCGCCGACAAGGCGCTGCCCGATTTCGAGTCGCGCTTCTGGGCCGTCGAGAGGCACTACCTCTACCGCATCGTCAACCGGCGCGCCCCGCTGGCGCTGGAGCGTAACAAAGCCTGGTGGGTTCCCCGTCCGCTCGACGACGCCGCCATGCACGAGGCGGCGCAGGTGCTGGTGGGCCGGCACGACTTCACCACCTTCCGCTCGGTCCAGTGCCAGGCGCGCAGCCCCATACGCACGCTCGACCGGCTCGATGTCACCAGCAATGGCGAATTGATCGAGATCCGCGCCTCGGCGCGGTCCTTCCTGCACAATCAGGTGCGTTCCATGGTCGGGACGCTGAAGCGGGTCGGGGAGGGGGCCTCGACAGCCGCGGACGTCAAGCGGGCACTCGAGGCGATGGACCGAAAGGCCTGCGGGCCGGTCGCGCCGCCGCACGGGCTCTACCTCGTCCGCGTCGACTATCCGGAGCTATGA
- a CDS encoding transporter encodes MPSAEEIITSLSGAWRMMIGRTEGLRMLDVSADGFWTSFFAIIVALPALFLGWVSVANDMVAFDPEGAGRLSLILRLATVDLASWLLPLVGLALVARHVGIGDRYVHYVVASNWATAIIVWLMLPPALLHLFLPDEIDGVSLLSLPLFLATMFLSWRLTNVAIGKGPAVATGVFAAMVVASLFVLFGMQDLLGLDRLSG; translated from the coding sequence ATGCCTTCCGCCGAAGAGATCATCACATCCCTGTCCGGAGCCTGGCGCATGATGATCGGCCGGACGGAGGGCCTGCGCATGCTCGACGTCTCGGCGGACGGATTCTGGACGTCCTTCTTCGCCATCATCGTCGCGCTCCCCGCGCTCTTTCTGGGCTGGGTTTCCGTCGCCAACGACATGGTCGCCTTCGATCCCGAAGGAGCGGGACGTCTCTCGCTGATCCTGCGCCTCGCCACCGTGGACCTGGCCTCCTGGCTCCTGCCGCTCGTGGGGCTGGCGCTGGTCGCGCGGCATGTCGGGATCGGGGATCGCTACGTCCACTATGTGGTCGCGAGCAACTGGGCGACCGCCATCATCGTATGGCTCATGCTCCCGCCGGCCTTGCTGCATCTTTTCCTGCCCGACGAGATCGACGGTGTGTCGCTTCTGTCGCTCCCGCTCTTCCTGGCGACGATGTTTCTGTCCTGGCGCCTGACGAACGTCGCCATCGGCAAGGGACCGGCGGTGGCGACGGGGGTCTTCGCGGCGATGGTCGTGGCGTCGCTGTTCGTCCTGTTCGGCATGCAGGACCTGCTCGGGCTGGACCGGCTCTCCGGCTGA